The following coding sequences are from one Candidatus Methylomirabilota bacterium window:
- the ftsH gene encoding ATP-dependent zinc metalloprotease FtsH, which produces MNSPFYKNLALWMVIGLIVIVLFNVFQASQPSRDKLIFSDFLKRVEQGEVREVLIRGKSVTGKLADGNTFRTFTADYPDLIKALKDKGVKIAVEPEDSNPWYAYLLQWVPMLLFIGVWIFFMRQMQGGGAKALSFGKARARLISEKQNKITFQDVAGVEEAKEELREIIEFLKDPPKFQKLGGKIPKGVLLVGPPGTGKTLLAKAIAGEANVPFFSISGSDFVEMFVGVGASRVRDLFEQGKKHAPCIIFMDEIDAVGRHRGAGLGGGHDEREQTLNQLLVEMDGFETNEGVILIAATNRPDVLDPALLRPGRFDRHVVVARPDVKGREEILKVHTRRVPLAPKVDLMVLARGTSGFSGADLANLVNEAALLGARQDKKSVEMIDFENAKDKVLMGVERRSMIIPEAEKRTTAYHEGGHALVAYLLPGADPLHKVTIIPRGRALGLTMQLPTDDRYSYSKEFLVNQVIILLGGRSAEELVFQQQTTGAGNDLEKATEMARKMVCEWGMSDKMGPLTFGKAEEHVFLGREMSRPKDYSEETAVLIDSEIKRIVTDCASRARQLLESNLEKLHVLARALLERETLDGEEINRLLLARPFQEAPTPA; this is translated from the coding sequence ATGAATTCGCCGTTCTACAAGAACCTCGCCCTCTGGATGGTGATCGGCCTCATCGTCATTGTCCTGTTCAACGTTTTTCAGGCGAGCCAGCCCTCGCGCGACAAGCTTATCTTCTCCGACTTCCTCAAGCGCGTCGAGCAGGGTGAAGTCAGGGAAGTTCTGATCCGCGGCAAGTCCGTCACCGGCAAGCTCGCCGACGGCAACACGTTCCGCACGTTCACGGCCGACTATCCCGACCTGATCAAGGCGCTCAAGGACAAGGGCGTCAAGATCGCCGTCGAGCCCGAGGACAGCAACCCCTGGTACGCCTACCTGCTCCAGTGGGTGCCCATGCTGCTCTTCATAGGGGTCTGGATCTTCTTCATGCGGCAGATGCAGGGCGGCGGCGCCAAGGCGCTGTCCTTCGGCAAGGCGCGCGCGCGGCTCATCTCGGAGAAGCAGAACAAGATCACCTTCCAGGACGTGGCGGGCGTGGAAGAGGCCAAGGAAGAGCTGCGCGAGATCATCGAGTTCCTCAAGGATCCGCCCAAGTTCCAGAAGCTCGGCGGCAAGATCCCGAAGGGCGTGCTGCTGGTCGGCCCTCCCGGCACGGGCAAGACCCTTCTCGCGAAGGCGATCGCGGGTGAGGCCAACGTCCCGTTCTTCTCGATCTCGGGGTCCGATTTCGTAGAGATGTTCGTCGGTGTCGGCGCCTCCCGCGTGCGCGACCTCTTCGAACAAGGCAAGAAGCACGCGCCCTGCATCATCTTCATGGACGAGATCGACGCCGTGGGCCGTCACCGCGGCGCGGGTCTGGGCGGCGGCCACGACGAGCGGGAGCAGACGCTGAACCAGCTCCTGGTCGAGATGGACGGCTTCGAGACCAACGAGGGCGTGATCCTGATCGCCGCGACCAACCGCCCGGATGTGCTCGACCCCGCGCTGCTCCGTCCCGGCCGCTTCGACCGCCATGTGGTGGTGGCGCGGCCCGACGTCAAGGGGCGGGAGGAGATCCTCAAGGTCCACACACGCCGCGTCCCGCTCGCGCCGAAGGTGGATCTGATGGTCCTCGCGCGCGGCACGTCGGGCTTCTCGGGTGCCGACCTGGCAAACCTCGTCAACGAGGCGGCGCTGCTGGGGGCGCGGCAGGACAAGAAGTCCGTCGAGATGATCGACTTCGAGAACGCCAAGGACAAGGTGCTGATGGGCGTGGAGCGGCGCTCCATGATCATCCCAGAGGCCGAGAAGCGGACAACCGCCTATCACGAAGGCGGCCACGCGCTCGTGGCCTACCTCCTGCCGGGTGCCGACCCGCTGCACAAAGTGACGATCATCCCGCGCGGGCGGGCGCTCGGCCTCACGATGCAGCTGCCGACCGACGACCGCTACAGCTACTCCAAGGAGTTCCTGGTCAACCAGGTCATTATTCTCCTGGGCGGGCGCTCCGCCGAGGAGCTGGTGTTTCAGCAGCAGACCACCGGCGCCGGCAATGACCTCGAGAAGGCGACCGAGATGGCGCGCAAGATGGTCTGCGAATGGGGCATGTCCGACAAGATGGGGCCCCTCACCTTCGGCAAGGCCGAGGAGCACGTCTTTCTGGGCCGCGAGATGTCGCGCCCGAAGGACTACAGCGAGGAGACGGCCGTCCTCATCGACTCGGAGATCAAGCGCATCGTGACGGACTGCGCGTCGCGCGCGCGGCAGCTCCTCGAGTCGAACCTCGAAAAGCTCCACGTGTTGGCGCGCGCGCTCCTCGAGCGCGAGACCCTCGACGGCGAGGAGATCAACCGGCTGCTGCTCGCCCGGCCGTTCCAGGAAGCCCCGACGCCCGCCTGA